The sequence below is a genomic window from Labrys wisconsinensis.
CGACCGCTTCGGCGGCTCCGTGCCGGACTGGCCGCCCTTCCCGGATTCGGCCGAGGCGCTCGCCACTCTCAAGCGCCATTACAAGCTGGTGATCCTGTCCAACGTCGACCGCCAGAGCTTCGCCGCGAGCAACCGCAAGCTCGGCGTCGTCTTCGACGCGGTCTACACCGCCGAGGATATCGGCTCCTACAAGCCCGATCCGCGCAATTTCGACCATCTTCTCGCCCATCTCGAAGCCGATCTCGGCATCGAGCGGGGACAGGTGCTGCACGTCGCCCAGAGCCTGCACCACGACCATGTGCCGGCGGCGCGGGCGGGCCTGGCGCGCGCCTGGATCGACCGACGCTTCGGCAAGGCCGGCGGCGGCGCGACGCTGCCGATCGCCGATCGCCCGCCGGTGGACTTCGTGTTCAAGAACCTGGCCGAGCTCGCCGAGGCGCATCGCCGCGAGACCGAGGCCTGAGGGGGCTCGGCGCTTCAACCGCCTGCCCACGCCCCGGGATCGCCCATCGATGCGATGGGTGTCGTCGGCGACTTCGGTGACCACGGCGTTCGCCGTGCCGTCCCCGTCGCGGGCGGTGTCTCCCGATCCCGTCGCCGGATGCCGCCGGTGGCGATGATGCGCGATCGGATCGGCTCCCTGCGGGAGGCCGGGCCGACGCCGCCCGCACAGGGAAGCATCAGCTCCTGCCGCAATTCGGTGCAGTTCTGCCACAGTGATCAATCTCCAGTCAGTTCGAGGCTGGCTGGCATTCGACGGCGGCGCGGACTATGCTAGGCAGGCTTCCGTGGATATGGGCTGTCGGCCTGCACCCGCGGCGGCGGGTTGCAGGGTTCTTGGGCGGGGCACGGGCGCACCGACCTTCATGGCATGATTCTGGCATGACGCATCGTACCTTCGATGCGCCGCTGCTCTATTCATCCGCAAGTCGAGTTTTGCGCATGATCAATGTCTCGATGCGGCCGATCGTCTTCGACATGTCCCGGCTGTTATCGCGTGCGCATCTGCCCAGCCCGAGCGGTATCGATCGTTTCGAGATCCGCTATGCCGACTGGATCGCCCAGACCTATCGCTCCAGCGTGTTCGTCGAGACCTTGGCCTATGGCCCGCGCATCATCGAGCGCCGACGGGCGGTGCGCATGATCGGCGAGGTCTCGCGCCGCTGGGGCGCGCCACCTCAGGACGGCACCGAGCAGGCCAAGCTGCAGGAGATCGCCACCTTCCTCGACGGCGAGGACCGGCCCGAGCCGGCACCGCCGGCCGGCCGCCTCCGTCGGGTGATCGACCAGACCGTCTCGGGCAACCAGCGCCGCCTGCAGGCGACGCTGCGCCGGGTCATCGCCAAGGTCGTCACCAAGAGGCAGGCCCTGCAGGAGGAGGGCCGCAATGCGCTGTTCGTGCACGTCTCGCATGCGCGCCTCGACCGCACCGGCGCCTTCGACTGGATGCCGCGGCTGGGCGCCAGGGGCATCTTCTACGTGCACGACCTCATCCCGATCACCCATCCCAACTTCGCTCGCTCGGGCGAGGCGGAACGGCATCGCCGCCGGCTCGACACGGTGCTGCGGCATGGCGCGGCGATCCTGACCAATTCCGAGCACAGCGCCGCGATCATCCGCGACTATGCGCAGGCGAAGGCGGCACAGCTGCCGTCGGTGCACGTGATAGGCCCGGGAATCGAACCCGCCTTCCGCCGCTCGCCGGCGCTGGAGATGCCCGAGACGCGCCGCTCCTTCTTCCTGGCGATCGGCACGGTGGAGCCGCGCAAGAACCACAGCCTGCTGTTCGAGACCTGGCGCCGGCTCGAGGAGACCGGGGCGCCCGATATCCCCGCCCTGGTGATCGCCGGGCGCCTCGGCTGGAACGGCGACGAGGTGCTGGCCGAGCTCGATCGCTACCCGACGCTCCGCCGGCACGTCGTGCACGTGGAGGACCTCGGCGACGCCGCCCTGTGCTGCCTGATGCGCGGCGCCCGGGCTGTGCTGTCCCCGACCCTGGTCGAGGGCTACGGCATGCCTGTCGTGGAGGCCCTGGCCGCCGGAGCCCGCGTGGTCGCCTCGGACATCCCCTCCCATCGCGAGATCGCCGGCGGCCGCGCGCTGCTGCTCGACCCCGCGGGATCCGATGCCTGGTTCGAGGCGGTGGAGCGGCTGGCGCGCCAGGCCGCTCCTGCCGCCGCCGGGCTGACGGGCGCGGCACGCATGGCCCGCGTGCTCAACTGGACCGACCATTTCCGCTTCGTCAGCGAAAACGTCATCCGGCCGCTGGAGCACGAGGCGGGGCTGGCCTGAGTGACGTCTCGGAAATGCCGGATGGGCCGATCCGGCGGACGTCGTCGTGCCCGGTGCATCGGCGTTCCCGCCGGGAGGCAAAAACCCTCGCCGTTCCCAGCCGCCGGATTTCCAGACCGTTCCGGGGCGGCGGCAC
It includes:
- a CDS encoding haloacid dehalogenase type II — translated: MKLTDFKVLTFDCYGTLIDWESGLWNALQPLLTEGRPSVDREEALEFFARLETEQELATPSLRYSALLAVVHARLAKAWGARAYAELHDRFGGSVPDWPPFPDSAEALATLKRHYKLVILSNVDRQSFAASNRKLGVVFDAVYTAEDIGSYKPDPRNFDHLLAHLEADLGIERGQVLHVAQSLHHDHVPAARAGLARAWIDRRFGKAGGGATLPIADRPPVDFVFKNLAELAEAHRRETEA
- a CDS encoding glycosyltransferase family 4 protein yields the protein MTHRTFDAPLLYSSASRVLRMINVSMRPIVFDMSRLLSRAHLPSPSGIDRFEIRYADWIAQTYRSSVFVETLAYGPRIIERRRAVRMIGEVSRRWGAPPQDGTEQAKLQEIATFLDGEDRPEPAPPAGRLRRVIDQTVSGNQRRLQATLRRVIAKVVTKRQALQEEGRNALFVHVSHARLDRTGAFDWMPRLGARGIFYVHDLIPITHPNFARSGEAERHRRRLDTVLRHGAAILTNSEHSAAIIRDYAQAKAAQLPSVHVIGPGIEPAFRRSPALEMPETRRSFFLAIGTVEPRKNHSLLFETWRRLEETGAPDIPALVIAGRLGWNGDEVLAELDRYPTLRRHVVHVEDLGDAALCCLMRGARAVLSPTLVEGYGMPVVEALAAGARVVASDIPSHREIAGGRALLLDPAGSDAWFEAVERLARQAAPAAAGLTGAARMARVLNWTDHFRFVSENVIRPLEHEAGLA